In a single window of the Rhodamnia argentea isolate NSW1041297 chromosome 2, ASM2092103v1, whole genome shotgun sequence genome:
- the LOC115736267 gene encoding E3 ubiquitin ligase BIG BROTHER-related-like: MDDGEAKSDSRSRPATPPPPAARNDDDLGPDLAFPLSLLQEKEEREVQEVQEERDRRSAAAALSTIESETEEEEEEASDEESSDYSNEEDRYFYFLWNAFEVELGFPEGEDSSRYFNSLRNAFEGELGFPEGEDSRPGHFDMLESDDIDVPESDDIDVPESDDIDPDEPSYEELIELGEIIEEEKRGLSLEQIGKCFRPYTFRSQSLAEQKNGAIDRCVICQIEYEEGEKLVVLDSCEHPYHSECITHWLRAQKTCPICFSEVSAPEKSLT; this comes from the coding sequence ATGGACGACGGAGAGGCCAAGAGTGACTCGAGGAGCAGGCCGGCCACCCCGCCTCCTCCCGCCGCTAGGAACGATGACGACCTTGGCCCCGATCTCGCCTTCCCATTGTCCCTGctacaagaaaaggaagaacgAGAAGTACAAGAAgtacaagaagagagagaccgCCGCTCGGCAGCAGCCGCGCTCTCCACCATCGAGAGCGAGacagaagaggaggaggaggaggccagCGACGAGGAGTCGAGCGACTACAGCAACGAAGAAGACCGTTACTTCTACTTCCTGTGGAACGCGTTCGAAGTAGAACTCGGGTTCCCGGAGGGAGAAGACAGCAGCCGTTACTTCAACTCCCTGCGCAACGCGTTCGAAGGAGAACTCGGGTTCCCGGAGGGAGAAGACAGCAGACCGGGCCACTTCGACATGCTGGAGTCCGACGACATAGACGTGCCGGAGTCCGACGACATCGACGTGCCGGAGTCCGATGACATCGATCCCGACGAGCCGTCGTACGAGGAGCTGATCGAGCTCGGAGAGATCATCgaggaagagaagagagggCTGTCGCTAGAGCAAATCGGCAAATGCTTCAGGCCATACACTTTCCGATCCCAATCGCTAGCCGAACAGAAGAACGGAGCGATCGACAGATGCGTCATCTGTCAAATAGAATATGAAGAAGGTGAAAAGCTAGTGGTTCTTGATTCCTGTGAGCATCCTTACCATTCAGAATGTATCACCCACTGGCTCCGAGCTCAGAAGACGTGCCCCATCTGTTTCTCCGAAGTTTCAGCTCCCGAGAAATCATTGACTTAG